Within Bradymonas sediminis, the genomic segment GAACTCTAGTTTGAAATGGCCGCCGTTCAAAACAATATATCAATTCTGGGATGCTCGGCCGCGCGATGCGACCGTTGAGCAAGATGCCAAGGGCGTTGAGGCGTGGTTAATACCTGAGCATACCGTCAATTTGAGGCGAAAAAACACACTCGCCGTCAAGAGCCCTCAAACCGCAAAAACGCCGCGGTATATGTGCTGGAAATAGTAAGTCGGTGTTGTTCGTGCGGTTCTAGACGCGGAAGGGGGTCATAACATCATGGCGTTGGGTATGCCGCCATTAAGACAACCATACGTGTTCTCAAACCGAGAACTCAGACTTCAAAGACGTCATCTTGCGCCGTGAAGCATAAACGCTTTTAACAGGCTGTCAAGTGGGTTTGTCAAGTCAAATTCGGTACTAAGGAAACGGATGAAGTTGTCGCCAAGTTATTTGCTTTTATTCGGCGTCGCCCTCAGCGGGTCGCGTCGCCTGGAACACGCGCAGTTCGGTTGCCTTCTCGTGATCGCTCAGACGCTCGAAGTGGTCGGCCGCCTGTCGAGCGCTCTGATGGTGACCCCTGCATTGGGGTTGTCGCTGCTTTTCCCAGCCTTCAAGCACCCAGGTCCGAAGAGCTTTTCGCGGGCGCGCTAAGTGCCGGACCGCTCCGGGGCCACTCGCTCGGCGGGAAGTACGCGTGGCACTGCCACAATGTTCCAATTTCTAGGGATCACTCGCTGGCCTCAATCGCGTGGCCTGCCGCTTTTAAGCGCCGCGCCAGCGTGCCCTTTTCGATGGCGTTATAATGCGCCTCTTCGGCGCTAACGAGCCCCTGCTCGACCAGCGCGAAGAGCGAGTCGTTCAGGGCGACCATGCCCTCGCCTTTGGCGGTCTCCATGATCGAGGGGAGCTGGTGAGTCTTGGCGTTTCGGATCAGGTTGGCGACCGCGCGGTTGCCGATGAGCACCTCGAGGGCGGCGACGCGCCCGCCGCCGATCTTTTTGCACAGCGTCTGGGCGATGACCGCGCGCAGTGACTCCGACAGCATCGTGCGCACCTGGGATTGGCGGTCGGTGGGGAATTGGTCGATCAGCCGGTCGACCGTCGAGGGCGCGGTGTTAGTGTGCAGGGTGCCGAAGACCAGGTGGCCTGTCTCGGCGGTCTCGATCGCCATATGGATGGTCTCCAGGTCGCGCAGCTCGCCGACCAGGATGATATCCGGGTCTTCGCGCAGCGCCGCGCGAATCGCGTTCTTGAAGCTCATCGTATGCACCCCAACTTCGCGCTGATTGATCAGGCATTTTTTGTTCGGGTGCACAAACTCGATGGGATCTTCGACCGTGATGATATGCGATTTTCGGGTGCGGTTTATATAGTCGATCATCGCGGCCAGGGTGGTGGATTTACCCGAGCCGGTGGGCCCGGTTACCAGCACCAACCCCTTGTTGAGCGCGCATAGGTCCAGGATATGTTGGGAGAGGCCGAGGGTCTCGGCCGTCAGGATATCTTCGGGGATGATGCGAAAGACCGCGCCCGGGCCGAGGCGATCCATAAAGACGTTGCAGCGGAAGCGGCCAATGCCCTCAATCTCATAGGCGAAGTCGGTGTCGCGCAGCTCGATAAATTCTTCGTGGTTGCGGTCCGGCATGATCGGCAGCAGCAGCTCTTCGACCGCGCTTGGCGACAGTGATTTCATCTCGCCGATGAGCGCCATCTCACCGTCTTTTCGGTACATCGGCGGGTTGCCGCTGGTCATATGAAGGTCGGAGCAGTCCTGCTCATGCATCACCCGCAGATATTTGTCGATCGGCGCCTCGGTTCCGGGCTCCTGCATGGCGATCGCGCGCGCGCTGCTCGGGGCTTGCTCGGCGCGCCCCGCCGGCTCGCCGCGGCGCTCCTGGGAAGCCGCCGTGGGGCGCAAGGTGGCGTCGACAAACGACGATTGCTCGCCGAGCCCCGGGCTCTCAAGCGCCAATTCAAGCCCGGTCTGCTCGCGGCGCCACAGGCTATCCCCGGCGGTCTCGTCGGGCTGCGGGGGGGCGGCTGCCTCGGCGACTTCGGCGGGTTCGGGCGAGGGTTCTTCGCCAAGCCCCGACGGTTTGATCGCGGGCGCCCCGGCGCTGCGCTCGTTGGCGTCCTGATACTCGAGGGTGCGCGCGGTCGACACATAGACGCTGAGCTTCCCGCGCCGGCGAAGCGCGGTCATCCCGACCGGACCATGCGGCGAATCGTATTCAAATTCGGCCCGCCCCGTGTCGCGCAGCGACTCTTTGAGGTCGTCGGGCATCACCTCGGCCAGCAGCATCTCGACCTGGCGGGCGCTGAGGATATGGTTATTAAAGGGGCGCGTGTCGCCCCCTCCCATATCCAGCGTGATCTCCTTATCCGGTTGAAGGGCGGCCAGAGAGATCCGGCGAGCGACGAGGGTGCCAAGGAGTCGGTCAATTTGAGCCACGGTAGTTCCACCTATCTGAAGAGGGTTTAGCGGCGCCTATGATACTCCGAAGCCGCGCTGAGACAAGTGAAATGATGGGGAATTGGGGGCGGTTTGAGCGATCCACGATCAAATGAGGTGTCCAAGAAGCAGAAAAACGCCGGCCCAATTCGATTGGGTCGACGTCTTTCGAGGTGCTGGGAGCGCGCTGGATCGTTGGGGAACGTTTTGAGGCCTCCCGTGCAAACTCATTGATATGCACGGGGCGTGCCAACTTTTGTGGGGTGCCCCTGGCGGCCTTCTCGGGCGGGTTGCTCGCTTGACGGCTTGGCCCCGCTCGGGTGGGGCGCCGGATTCATGACATTAATGTCCGAGCCCCCACGGAGTCTTTCCGCCGATCGGCCCTATCAAATCCTAGTCGTGCCGAATCCACTATGGTATAGAAGAGGGCGGCAACAAGAGGAGGGCATCGCGGCCCATTACCCCAGTGATTCTCAGTCTATTTCTTTTTGGAAATAAGTCGTCGAGGCGCAGGCTAAGCAATGCGGACGTGGCGTTCTCCTTGAGCGGTTTGCGCGCACCCTGGCAACCAAAAAAGCTATGGGCGCCCAGGCAATTACCGCTCGCGATTGAAGCCACACATTTAATGCAGGTGTTTTTTGGGAGGCACCAAAAAACACATAAGAAATATTTACGAGTCGTTCGCGAGCCGTCTTTTATGGATGTCTCAGAGACGATTCGGCATAAGACAGCTATCTTGCCATCAAAAGCGTTACACGCGCGCTCTTAGCGGCGCAGTGTTTCCGGTCGCGAGCGCGGTTCCAATGACTGCGGTTTGCGGCCTGGGGATTTTGGGAGCGAAGGATTTTAGTTTCGATGTCGACAAAAATTTTGAGCGTTGAAATTATTTGAGCGGCGCCGAGACTCCTCACCCAAGAACCTGATGGCTAAACCCAATTTTGCGCGTTTTCCAACAGGCTTTTATGTCCGACCTATTAGTAGTGAATTCGACGAGCGCAGAGACGCGCGTCGCTCTGATTGAAAATGGCATCATCAGCGAATTTTATATCGAGCGAAAGCGCGATCGCGATGTCGTGGGTAATATCTATAAGGGCAAGGTGGTGCGCGTGCTCCCGGGCATGCAGGCCGCGTTTGTCGATGTTGCCCAGCATAAAGCGGGCTTTCTACACGTCAGCGATTTTTATAGTTTTGACGACGATATCGCCGCGTTTGGCGACGAGGATCTGGAACTGTGGCCGCCGCCCTCGCGCGAGAAGAATAAAAAGCGCGTTAATATCCAGGACGTCCTCAAGGAGGGCGAGGAGATTATGGTCCAGGTCGCCAAGGAGCCGATGGGCACCAAGGGCGCGCGTTTAACCAGCCATATTTCGATCCCCGGGCGCTTCCTGGTCTTTATGCCGACCGTGTCGCATATCGGGGTGTCGCGCCGGATCAACAGCGAGCGAAAACGCAAGCGCCTGCGCAAGATCGTCGAGGACCAGCGCAAGCCGGGCACCGGCTTCATCGTGCGCACCGTCAGCGAGAACGCCTCCGAGGAGATGATTCGCCGCGAGATCGACGTGCTCACCAAGCAGTGGGAAGATATTCTTGAGAAGTGCAGCAAGGTCACCGCGCCCTATCTGCTCAATGAGGAGCCGGATCTTTTGATTCGCGTCGCGCGCGACCTCTTCACGCCGAATCTGGACCGCCTGGTGGTCGACGATGCTCGCGCCTTTGAGCGCGTGCGCGACTATGTCGAGCGCTTTATGCCCGAGTTCGTCGACTCGGTGGACCTATACAAATATAGCGAGCCGATCTTCGACGCCTTCGGCATCGAGGCCGAGATCAACGGGGCGCTGTCGCGGCGCGTGCAGCTTAAGTCGGGCGGTGAGCTTGTCTTCGACAAGACCGAGGCGCTCACCAGTATCGACATCAACACCGGTAAATTCGTCGGCTCGAGCAGCCTGGAAGAGACGATTTTGCAGACCAACCTGGAGGCGGTCGATGAGATCGTCTACCAACTTCGCCTGCGAAATATCGGCGGCATCATCATCATCGACTTCATCGATATGGAGAAGGGCTCGCACCGCCAGAAGGTCTATCGCAGACTAGAGAAGGCGCTGGAGAAAGACCGCGTGACTACGAACTCGCTGGCGATCTCGGACTTCGGCCTGGTCGAGATGACCCGAAAGCGCGTGCGCGAGTCGCTGCACCAATTCCTCTGCGAGCCCTGCGAATATTGCGATTCGCGCGGGTTTGTGAAGTCCAAAGAGACGGTCTCCTACGAGATTATCCGCGAGCTCAAGCGCGAGATCGTGATGATGACCGAGGAGAATATCTAC encodes:
- a CDS encoding type IV pilus twitching motility protein PilT gives rise to the protein MAQIDRLLGTLVARRISLAALQPDKEITLDMGGGDTRPFNNHILSARQVEMLLAEVMPDDLKESLRDTGRAEFEYDSPHGPVGMTALRRRGKLSVYVSTARTLEYQDANERSAGAPAIKPSGLGEEPSPEPAEVAEAAAPPQPDETAGDSLWRREQTGLELALESPGLGEQSSFVDATLRPTAASQERRGEPAGRAEQAPSSARAIAMQEPGTEAPIDKYLRVMHEQDCSDLHMTSGNPPMYRKDGEMALIGEMKSLSPSAVEELLLPIMPDRNHEEFIELRDTDFAYEIEGIGRFRCNVFMDRLGPGAVFRIIPEDILTAETLGLSQHILDLCALNKGLVLVTGPTGSGKSTTLAAMIDYINRTRKSHIITVEDPIEFVHPNKKCLINQREVGVHTMSFKNAIRAALREDPDIILVGELRDLETIHMAIETAETGHLVFGTLHTNTAPSTVDRLIDQFPTDRQSQVRTMLSESLRAVIAQTLCKKIGGGRVAALEVLIGNRAVANLIRNAKTHQLPSIMETAKGEGMVALNDSLFALVEQGLVSAEEAHYNAIEKGTLARRLKAAGHAIEASE
- a CDS encoding Rne/Rng family ribonuclease codes for the protein MSDLLVVNSTSAETRVALIENGIISEFYIERKRDRDVVGNIYKGKVVRVLPGMQAAFVDVAQHKAGFLHVSDFYSFDDDIAAFGDEDLELWPPPSREKNKKRVNIQDVLKEGEEIMVQVAKEPMGTKGARLTSHISIPGRFLVFMPTVSHIGVSRRINSERKRKRLRKIVEDQRKPGTGFIVRTVSENASEEMIRREIDVLTKQWEDILEKCSKVTAPYLLNEEPDLLIRVARDLFTPNLDRLVVDDARAFERVRDYVERFMPEFVDSVDLYKYSEPIFDAFGIEAEINGALSRRVQLKSGGELVFDKTEALTSIDINTGKFVGSSSLEETILQTNLEAVDEIVYQLRLRNIGGIIIIDFIDMEKGSHRQKVYRRLEKALEKDRVTTNSLAISDFGLVEMTRKRVRESLHQFLCEPCEYCDSRGFVKSKETVSYEIIRELKREIVMMTEENIYIQAHPSVIQILRGTERKALDEIAQRYKKLLHYKSQPDRRLESFEIAPAK